The sequence CGGCCGACGCCCGCAAGCGGGCCGCCGAGCTGATGGAGCTGGTCGGCCTCATCCCCGAGCACCTGGACCGCTACCCGCACGAGTTCTCCGGCGGCCAGGCCCAGCGCATCGGCATCGCCCGCTCGCTGGCCACCTCGCCCCGGCTGGTGGTCGCCGACGAGCCGGTGTCCGCGCTGGACGTCTCCATCCAGGCCCAGGTGGTCAATCTGATGGAGCGCCTCCAGGACGAACTGGGGCTGGCGTACATCTTCATCGCGCACGACCTCTCCGTGGTCAAGCGCGTGTGCGACCGGGTCGCCGTGATGTACCTCGGCCGGATCGTCGAGATCGGCGACAAGCACCAGGTGTACGGCAACCCGGCGCACCCGTACACCAAGGCCCTGCTGTCCGCGGTGCCGCTGCCGGACCCGGCCGCGGAGCGGGCGCGGGAGCGGATCGTGCTGCTCGGCGACCCGCCGAGCCCGGCCGCCCCGCCGCCCGGGTGCACCTTCCACCCGCGCTGCCCGAAGGCCCAGGAGATCTGCCGGACCGAGCGTCCGCTGCTGCGGATCGCCGGGCCGGGCGGGCGCGAGGCGGCCTGCCACTTCCCGGAGGACTGATCCGGGACGCGGTCTCGCGGTCGGGGGCGCCTGCCGATGGGCGCGTCCCCGACCGCGGCTGAACCGCCGTACCGTCCGGCCACCCCCACGGCGGACGGTACGGCACCGAACGCGCGAGGAGCGACCCTCCTCGCGTGCCGAGCCCCCGGTCGGGAGCGGCGGGGAGCCTGTGACGAGGGCCGCGCCCGACCGGGTCCCGTCCGGTGGACCTCCACCGGGCGGGCGGGGCCCGCCGGATCCGACCGGGTCGTCGGAACCGGCGGGCCCTTCGCCGTTCCCGGAGAGAGCACCGTTCCCGGGGGGAAGCGCCGTTCGCGGCGAGGGTGTCGTTCCCGGGGAGAGCGCCGGCCCCGGCTCCGGGTGAACGCTTGACTTGAAGTTCACTTGAACTCATAGCGTGTCCACGTGACCGAAACTTCGCGCGTCCAGACCGCCTCCACCCCCTCCGACCAGGGAGATCGCGCTCCCGTTGCAGAGTCCGGGGCGCCCTCCGGCGGCTGGGGGGACCTCTTCTCCAAGCAGTACGCCGCCCAGGCCTCGATCATGGCCGGCGGTGTCGCGCTCTACGCGATGAACCTCTACTTCACCGCCGCCCTGCTCCCCTCGATCGTCGAGGACATCGGCGGCGCCCGCTTCTACGCCTGGGTGGCGACCGGCTTCCTGATCGCCGCGGTCACCGCCGCGATGCTGGTCAGCCGGCTGCTCGCCCGGCTCGGGCCCTCGCGCTCCTACCTGACCGGGTTCCTGGTGTTCGCCGCCGGCGCCGGGCTCACCGCGGCCAGCCCGTCGATGGAGACGCTGATCGTCGGCCGGATCGTGCAGGGCCTGGGCGGCGGGCTGATGGCCGGCCTCGGCTACGCGGTGATCCGCACCGCGCTGCCGGAACGGCTGTGGACCAGGGCGGCCGGCCTGGTGTCGGCGATGTGGGGCGTGGGCACGCTGGTCGGCCCCTCGCTCGGCGGGCTGTTCGCCGAACTGAACGCCTGGCGCGGTTCCTACGTCCTGCTCATGGCGGCCGCCCTGGTGCTGGCCGTGCTGGCCCGTCGTTCGCTGCCCGGCCCGACCGGGTCGGCGCGCACCGTCGAACCGCTGCCGCTGCCCTCGCTGCTGCTGCTGACGCTCGCGGCGGGCGCCTTCAGCATCAGCTCCACCGTGCCGCGCGGCTGGGCGACGGCGCTGTGCATCGTGCTGGGCCTGGTGCTGCTGGCGGGCTTCCTGCTGGTGGAGCGCCGCGGGTCGGCGACCGTGCTGCCGAAGCTGACCTACCGTCGCGGCAACCACCTGAAGTGGATCTACCTGACCGTGGCTGTGTACTGCACCGGTGTGATGACCGAGACCTTCATCCCGCTGTTCGGCCAGGAGCTGGGCGGGCTGAGCCCGCTGGCGGCCGGCTTCCTCGGCGCGACGGTGTCGGTCGGCTGGACCTCGGCGCAGCTGTTCAGCGTCAACCTGCGCTCGGACCGGGCCCGTTCGCTGGCGATCCGGGTCGGCCCCGCGGTGCTCACGGCCGGTCTGCTGGCCTACGGCCTGCTGCAGACCTCGCAGGCCTCCGGCGGCCGGGTGCTGCTGTGGGCGGTGGTGCTGGTGATCGGCGGGACCGGCATCGGGGCGGCCTTCCCGCACCTGAGCGTCACGGCGATGCGCAGCACCGACGACGAGGTGGAGGGCGCCAAGGCGGCGGCCGGTCTCAACACCACCCAGCTGATCGCCTTCACGGTGAGCTCGGCGCTGGCCGGGACGCTGGTGAGCTTCGGCGGGGACTCCACGTTGGAGGGTGCCCGCTACATGGTCTTCGGGCTCGGCGCCCTCACCGTGTTCGGCACCGCCACCGCCGCGCTGAGCCTGCGGCGGTCGCGCGCCGAAGGCTGAGCCGTGCGGGAGACACGACCGCCCCGGCCCTCCGTGTGGGAGGGCCGGGGCGGTCTGCCTGTCCGTGGGACCTGTCTTCCACGGGGAGGCCCGGTGCTCAGGACACCGGGGGCCGGACTGCCGGGACCGGCCGGGCGGGGTGTGCGCGGCCGGCCCCGGACAGCGGGGTCAGGACGCGGGGCCCACCCGGACGGTGGTGATCCGCCCGCCCTGGGACTCGCGCACGACCTCGATCTTGGTGTTGGTGTCCGGGACCTTCACCCCGAGCTGCGGGGTGGCCGGGTCGCTGTAGACGCCGGTGCGGTCGTTGAACGCCGGGACGGCCTTCTCGGGGCCGATCTTCACCGGGACGCCGGCCTTGTGCAGGGTGAACCCGGTGGTGGGCTTGAGCGAGAAGGTCGCGTCGAAGGTCTGCGCCCGGCCGTTGACCAGGGTGCCGTCGGCGAAGCGGATCGGCGCCGGGTGGGCGTCGATCGGCAGGATCAGGCCGCCGCCGGGGTGGTCCTTGGTGTTGTTGTCGCCGTAGCCGGTGTCCCAGAGCCAGACGAGCACGCCCTCCTGGTACGGGTAGGTGTCGACGATGTCCTTCTTGCCCTCGACCCCGGTGTAGCCGAAGTTGTACGGGCCGGTCTTCAGGAACTCGCCGTAGCCGGCGTAGCGCCGGTTCTCCACCAGGTAGGCGCGCGGGTGCTGCTTGACCGCGGTGCGGCCGGTGATGACGGTGAAGCCGGTGGCGGTCCAGCCGTTGGTACCGTTCTCGGCGCCGTCGGTGAACAGCGTGGTGGCGCCGGCGGTGATCCTCACCGCGTCGACCAGGACGCCCTTGCCGTGGGTGTTGCCGTCGGAGGTGACGTGCAGCCGCAGCCGGACCTTCTGGCCGGCGTAGGCGTCCAGCGGGATGTGCAGCTGCCGGTACGCGCCGGAGGTGCCGCTCAGGCCGGGGACGTTGGCGCTGGTGTTCCCGATCGGGGTGC comes from Streptomyces sp. TLI_053 and encodes:
- a CDS encoding oligopeptide/dipeptide ABC transporter ATP-binding protein, with amino-acid sequence MTEPLLTVRDLVKTFPGRRSRTGKPGAPIRAVDGVSFDVGAGETLGLVGESGCGKSTTGRMVVRLIDPTSGTVNFDGTEIGGLTQAQLRPHRRDLQMVFQDPYSSLNPRQTVARIISEPLLVQGSGAADARKRAAELMELVGLIPEHLDRYPHEFSGGQAQRIGIARSLATSPRLVVADEPVSALDVSIQAQVVNLMERLQDELGLAYIFIAHDLSVVKRVCDRVAVMYLGRIVEIGDKHQVYGNPAHPYTKALLSAVPLPDPAAERARERIVLLGDPPSPAAPPPGCTFHPRCPKAQEICRTERPLLRIAGPGGREAACHFPED
- a CDS encoding MFS transporter, translated to MTETSRVQTASTPSDQGDRAPVAESGAPSGGWGDLFSKQYAAQASIMAGGVALYAMNLYFTAALLPSIVEDIGGARFYAWVATGFLIAAVTAAMLVSRLLARLGPSRSYLTGFLVFAAGAGLTAASPSMETLIVGRIVQGLGGGLMAGLGYAVIRTALPERLWTRAAGLVSAMWGVGTLVGPSLGGLFAELNAWRGSYVLLMAAALVLAVLARRSLPGPTGSARTVEPLPLPSLLLLTLAAGAFSISSTVPRGWATALCIVLGLVLLAGFLLVERRGSATVLPKLTYRRGNHLKWIYLTVAVYCTGVMTETFIPLFGQELGGLSPLAAGFLGATVSVGWTSAQLFSVNLRSDRARSLAIRVGPAVLTAGLLAYGLLQTSQASGGRVLLWAVVLVIGGTGIGAAFPHLSVTAMRSTDDEVEGAKAAAGLNTTQLIAFTVSSALAGTLVSFGGDSTLEGARYMVFGLGALTVFGTATAALSLRRSRAEG